A genomic window from Schistocerca serialis cubense isolate TAMUIC-IGC-003099 chromosome 4, iqSchSeri2.2, whole genome shotgun sequence includes:
- the LOC126475184 gene encoding uncharacterized protein LOC126475184 isoform X1 — translation MHSSCLYNNCTRSYLEEKQRTKRKCTWVKLSLLQDDKGIQQNLLCELQVEAVKSYINFLRVGENTFQYLHSEVTPHITMQNTHLRTAVSAGDRLTVILHFLATGQSLQYSTQIPQCTLTKIIPEMCEAIYKALKDQYVKVPTSREEWEQIANDFEEKWNYYNSIRAIDGKHIHIKSPQDIGSYFFNYKSFKSIILFAMVDATYKFLYVDVGTNGCVCDAGVFSKSELWESLID, via the exons ATGCACAGCAGTTGCTTGTACAACAATTGCACTAGGTCATATTTGGAAGAGAAGCAGAGGACAAAAAGGAAATGTACTTGGGTGAAGCTGTCGCTTTTACAAGATGATAAAGGCATTCAGCAGAATTTGTTATGTGAGCTGCAAGTGGAGGCTGTCAAGTCATACATAAATTTCTTAAGAGTGGGTGAgaatacatttcagtatttgcacagTGAAGTGACTCCCCATATCACAATGCAGAATACTCACTTGAGAACTGCTGTATCTGCAGGCGACAGGCTCACAGTAATTCTCCATTTTCTTGCTACAGGACAGAGCTTACAATACAGCACTCAAATACCACAATGCACATTAACTAAAATAATCCCTGAAAtgtgtgaagcaatttataaagcactaaaggaccaatatgtgaag gtACCCACAAGCAGAGAAGAGTGGGAACAAATTGCAAATGATTTCGAGGaaaagtggaactattataactCTATAAGAGCAATAGATGGAAAACATATTCACATCAAAAGTCCACAAGATATTGGCTCTTACTTTTTCAATTATAAATCCTTTAAGAGCATAATTTTGTTTGCCATGGTAGATGCTACATACAAATTCTTGTATGTTGATGTAGGAACTAATGGATGTGTTTGTGAtgctggagtgttttcaaaaagtGAACTATGGGAGAGTCTCATTGACTGA
- the LOC126475184 gene encoding uncharacterized protein LOC126475184 isoform X2, with amino-acid sequence MHSSCLYNNCTRSYLEEKQRTKRKCTWVKLSLLQDDKGIQQNLLCELQVEAVKSYINFLRVGQSLQYSTQIPQCTLTKIIPEMCEAIYKALKDQYVKVPTSREEWEQIANDFEEKWNYYNSIRAIDGKHIHIKSPQDIGSYFFNYKSFKSIILFAMVDATYKFLYVDVGTNGCVCDAGVFSKSELWESLID; translated from the exons ATGCACAGCAGTTGCTTGTACAACAATTGCACTAGGTCATATTTGGAAGAGAAGCAGAGGACAAAAAGGAAATGTACTTGGGTGAAGCTGTCGCTTTTACAAGATGATAAAGGCATTCAGCAGAATTTGTTATGTGAGCTGCAAGTGGAGGCTGTCAAGTCATACATAAATTTCTTAAGAGTGG GACAGAGCTTACAATACAGCACTCAAATACCACAATGCACATTAACTAAAATAATCCCTGAAAtgtgtgaagcaatttataaagcactaaaggaccaatatgtgaag gtACCCACAAGCAGAGAAGAGTGGGAACAAATTGCAAATGATTTCGAGGaaaagtggaactattataactCTATAAGAGCAATAGATGGAAAACATATTCACATCAAAAGTCCACAAGATATTGGCTCTTACTTTTTCAATTATAAATCCTTTAAGAGCATAATTTTGTTTGCCATGGTAGATGCTACATACAAATTCTTGTATGTTGATGTAGGAACTAATGGATGTGTTTGTGAtgctggagtgttttcaaaaagtGAACTATGGGAGAGTCTCATTGACTGA
- the LOC126475183 gene encoding ATP-dependent (S)-NAD(P)H-hydrate dehydratase — MKKLCWVLKRSISINSCLNCQYRQIKNMANTEAVEAMKAAKAIVPSLRDDGHKGSSGRIGVVGGSLEYTGAPYFAAISAFRVGCDLSHVFCCKEAAPVIKSYSPDLIVHPVLDAPDAPDQVFPWLERLHVLVVGPGLGRNPKILDSTARIVEAWRSEKKPLVVDADGLFLAGKYPDILRNYPGILVVTPNVVEFPRLVKTFCETSGSEEDKTVQAKCLSQELGQFSAILQKGQEDTITSSEGCVWAVKAGGSPRRCGGQGDLLSGSLATFLYWASQTAPPEKAGLVAAYAACKLIRDCNSRAFAEKGRGAITSDMLHYIPAVFNCLFEK, encoded by the exons ATGAAGAAGCTCTGCTGGGTCCTGAAACGATCCATAAGCATTAATTCCTGCTTAAATTGTCAATACCGGCAAATTAAAAATATGGCAAATACGGAAGCAGTAGAAGCGATGAAAGCCGCAAAGGCAATTGTTCCATCACTACGGGACGACGGACACAAGGGATCATCTGGGAGGATAGGTGTTGTTGGTGGCTCTCTTGAATACACGGGAGCACCATACTTCGCAGCAATCTCGGCTTTCAGAGTGGGTTGCGATCTAAGCCATGTCTTCTGCTGTAAAGAAGCAGCACCTGTTATAAAATCCTACAG CCCAGATTTGATTGTCCATCCAGTGCTTGATGCTCCAGATGCACCAGATCAGGTGTTTCCGTGGTTGGAACGCCTTCATGTGTTGGTTGTTGGTCCTGGATTAGGTCGTAATCCAAAAATTTTGGATTCAACAGCAAGAATTGTCGAAGCATGGCGTTCAGAGAAAAAGCCCCTTGTTGTGGATGCAGATGGCCTCTTCCTCGCTGGAAAGTACCCAGATATTCTGCGAAATTATCCTGGAATACTTGTGGTTACTCCTAATGTAGTAGAGTTCCCTCGACTGGTGAAAACATTCTGTGAGACATCTGGGTCAGAAGAAGACAAAACGGTTCAGGCAAAATGTCTATCTCAAGAACTAGGGCAATTTTCAGCAATTCTTCAGAAGGGACAAGAAGATACCATAACTTCTAGTGAAGGATGTGTTTgggctgtgaaagctggtggttcACCAAGGCGCTGTGGTGGCCAGGGAGACTTGCTGTCAGGGAGCTTAGCTACTTTCTTATACTGGGCATCACAGACTGCACCACCAGAAAAAGCTGGTCTTGTAGCAGCATATGCTGCTTGTAAGCTAATACGTGACTGTAATTCACGTGCCTTTGCTGAGAAGGGCAGAGGAGCAATCACATCTGATATGCTCCACTACATTCCTGCTGTGTTTAACTGCTTATTTGAAAAATGA